Within Coffea arabica cultivar ET-39 chromosome 4e, Coffea Arabica ET-39 HiFi, whole genome shotgun sequence, the genomic segment ATAACTGATCAGCTAGCCCTAAGTTTACATCATTACTTCTTCATTAGGTAAGGAAACGATGGCCCTGCAAAAGATGTTCTCTTCACAAACCGGCCTTTCATCCTGGGTCTCTTTTCTGCGTTTAGCTTCCTAACTTCATAACGAATCTTCTTGGAGAACAATCTCGTCCTTCTTTTCTCCCTATACCTTGTTACTCTTGCTTCTCTTTCTTCATCGCGGCTGCTCACCCTCCCTCCTCCAGCTCCATTTGGATGATGAAGTTCATTCAGGCTCATACCCTAGAagatttcagaaaaaaaaatatgaaaattcaaTCCTCAAAGAGTATGATTGATGAACTAAGCtgcgaagagagagagagagagagagagagaattgttCCACTACATCAACCTAATTATTAGTATTTAacatgaataaatatttttgtcTTCGTTGGGTAAAGTAGATTCAATTACCATGAAATCAGGCCAGCAGTCACCAAGGTTGAACTCAGGTTTCGTTCCATCAGCCCATGGAGAACCTTGGCTGGCCCAAGCAGTGATAACTTCCTCATAGTTAAGCTTCAAATGCATCATcctcctttcttcttccttacttttaatATCCTTATCTGGCATATCTTTTGTCACCTTcaactcctcttcttcttcaatcacTGGAGACGAGGAATCAAAATCCCAATTCAATGATTCCCTAGCCATGTCCAAAGCTGGATCAAGATGACAAGCTATCACTGCTTGTACTTCTTGATCATCTTCATCCTCAACCTTCACTACTTCATCTTCAAAAGAAACATCTACAACATCATCCTCTTCTTTACACACCATCATCCCGGGGTCTTCCATATCGCAAGAATCCTCATCCAATCCTGTACCTAACAAGCTTTCAACATCAGCAGCAAACTCAGCAAGTTCAGCATCAGAAGCAATCAACTCAGGAATGTCCAAATCCTGATCATCATTTAACAAAACATTTAGTTCATTAGAAGTCAGAATCTCATCATGAGTTCCTTTATCAGCTTGTATGTTCTGCACTTCATCACTCAGTTCAGAGCACAATTCAGCAGCAAAAGGATCGAATACCGGGACTCGACAAAAAAGATGCTGCTCTTCACTCTCATCGGGAGAAGTTTCATCACCACTAATCTCCGGTACTAAAGGAAGAGGATTCGCCTTCGCCATCTTTTCCTCATCTTTAGGCTGATGAACCAGTGAAGCCTTGTTATTTCGCGGGGTTCTGGCCTTACGCGTGAATCCTTGGTGCCAGGTTGGCAGAGAATTCTCATCACCTTTGGTCTCGATAGGCATAAAAGATGATGTTGCAAGTCGAATCCTTTCATGACGACTTGCCAACTGATTGGCTGAATGAACTGATGTATCACAAGCTTGGCAAAGAAAAGCATCATCGGCAGCACAAAACCATCTTGCCCTTTTCTTCAAACAACTGTCACAAGCCCTTGCCGTTTTGCCTCCAAGAACATTTGCGGTTTTTCCTTCCGTAATCATCATGGATTACGGCAGGAGGGATGCCAAGAATAGTTGAAGATTCCCGGAAGAGGCTGTTGCACGCAAATTTAAGTCAAGAATATTAGATAATTCAATACAAGTCTTTTGTATTGAGCTGAAAACTGGTAATGTAGTTGTTGAACTCTGACTAAAAGGCTGATAGTAAGATACTGAACTAAAAAGATTGCAACATCAAAGATTGTCTGTTGAAGTATTAGTTTACAGTATTTATGCGGAGGAAAGTACAATGGCTATAAGGGGAGAGTGATTTACCCAAGGGGCTTTTAGTCATACTAAATAATGCTCACAGCCTTTGAAACTTGAGAGCCCCATGAACTCTGGATGTTTTCTACAGACTACAGTAAAGGATTAAGGTCAATTTGGAGTTTGGACCCCATGAATTAGTCTTATCTGGCTGTTCATTGGCTAAAGTTCAGAAGTCCATCCTGCATTCTGCTTTCCTATTGGCTGTCTATCAATATTTGGGGATTCCTAGTGGGCCTATAGGATTGTGGGGCACATTTACCGTTAGACACAGCTTCTATTATTTCTTCGGAGTTCTAAGAGGCATGGATGTATACGACTTGTGAGCTAGACCTTCTTGGTCTTTTGCATTTGTGGCTGAATTATTCCTCTCAGTCATTGAAAACCTCTTCCTGTGGTCCTTCTTGCGATGTTACTCTCAACTATAATTTCTTATCTCTCCTCCTCTCATTTTCATACTTTATGCAGTGTTAGAGAGAATGATTGCGAACTTTGTTAAGCCATTTTAGATTTTATTTCCTATTCTGTTGCTTTATACTGTAACTTGTGAGAATCAAGAAGTAGGGCTCAAAAGACACTTTAGGCTTACAGTCCCGTTTGTAAATGTACAAAGCAGAGCTAAATGTACAACTATAGAAATAAGATATTGGACTGTTCAACCAAGCTATATGTATCCCATTTTGCTTGGGACATTAATATTTGGCCGGCTTCTTTATCACATGTAATCATTCGATTGAACTTGTATTCTTGTTTGAACAATTGAAATATTGTCGAGAATCAAAGCAGGACAAATATGAAATATAGCTGAAAGTGTAGGAGAAAATTCTAGCTAGTCTATGTCCTCCAATATTACAAATAATAACTTGAGAGCCATGCAGATCTTGAGATGGTTTTAGCGGGTCTGCTCCACTCGATGCAATAGCAGAGGTCTGTTTCATGAAAAGATGGCCTCAAATTCATGGTGAAAAAACTCGACGGGGAGGATTCACAAACGTAACTAGGCAATCAAGTACCACAACGTATTTCTGCAATCTTGACAATGAGACGATcattgatttgacaattttgtgtACCTCAACAACAATCAAAACCACAAAACCCGGAAAGGACAGAGGGATAATATAGCTACAAGTACAACCACATTTTtgccttcaagaaaaaaaaaaacgagtCAGGCTTTAATGACAAGAAAGATGTAGccttaaaaagaaaaggaaagaaaaaaaagaagaaaaaagtgcTGTTGAAATTAGTGGTTTTCCCCTCTCTATTATGTTTTGTGGTTTCCCTTCTCTTACCGTACCCAGATAATCATACTTGGGAGTTCTGAAGGAAAGAGTCAAGGATATGTTTACTTCAATGGGGAATCTCAATGCAATGTCCTAATCAAAAGATGAAGATGGACTACAAAAATCTAAAACAATCGGTAACCAAGTATATTAGGAGTCAACAATTTTTTTGTTCACATTTGTAACTAATTcctcaattgaaaaaaaaaaaagaatctatTTATGTGGTTAGGTTAGAAATCTTTTTCGATCGTAATTTATCAACGCATGTCAATTTAACGTATCATGTATGGCATCTTCAAGTTAGAGTCATATCCAGGTTACCCTCTAGTTGTATTGATATATGGGATGATTTGTCCAAATAGCCGAAAATGATTGAATGGGTAGAGACGTTGATTTGCATGGTACTTTCGGCAAAGCACAACAGGGTTAGAGGGTGGCAAGAACTTGAGACATTCCAGATAATGTTAGTCCAAAATAAAAACTCTTGTTATCTAATGCAGAATCTGCCTATCTCCATCTTCCGGACTTGAACAAGGAATTTATTTAGGTTTTGATGGTGGTTGCCTGGTCAGAAAGAAACCTCAATCAGTGTCATCAGGCTCACACAGTGAAGGCCCCCCATTGTGGTCATGCTTTTGATCGGATCACTAAATCATCATCCTCTTGAAAgccaaaacaaatatttgacaGATTCCGAAATCAGGCAAGTAGAAGCTAATCACGTTCAACTCGGAAGTCAATGTTCATCAGCTAActctaacaatttttttttttttatttaaagagTTCCCTCATGTACACATGGCCCCTTTGTACTTCCGTTTCCACTCGCTAATTTGTGTTCATTCAGAAGGGAAATTATAAAGAGGGGAAGCCAAAACCAAATCAACTCTTTTCAGTTGTCACAGGGGATTAATTGTACACTAAATGTAAAGTCTAAACAGCTTTAAGTATTCTgggatttttttccttttttgggtaACGATTCTTGTAGCTTGGTggttaaattttgtatttttgtattatgaatatatataaaaaataataataattaatatttCCGACACTGATAATGTGT encodes:
- the LOC113741490 gene encoding zinc finger protein CONSTANS-LIKE 16, which encodes MMITEGKTANVLGGKTARACDSCLKKRARWFCAADDAFLCQACDTSVHSANQLASRHERIRLATSSFMPIETKGDENSLPTWHQGFTRKARTPRNNKASLVHQPKDEEKMAKANPLPLVPEISGDETSPDESEEQHLFCRVPVFDPFAAELCSELSDEVQNIQADKGTHDEILTSNELNVLLNDDQDLDIPELIASDAELAEFAADVESLLGTGLDEDSCDMEDPGMMVCKEEDDVVDVSFEDEVVKVEDEDDQEVQAVIACHLDPALDMARESLNWDFDSSSPVIEEEEELKVTKDMPDKDIKSKEEERRMMHLKLNYEEVITAWASQGSPWADGTKPEFNLGDCWPDFMGMSLNELHHPNGAGGGRVSSRDEEREARVTRYREKRRTRLFSKKIRYEVRKLNAEKRPRMKGRFVKRTSFAGPSFPYLMKK